The DNA region ccgcctcgacctcaccggtagcagcagcagcagccaccacgtccaccgccgtcgactACATTCCCCTCGCCGAGTACCTCTTCCGCTACGACCGCGCCGGCTTTTGGGTCGGCCGCCAGGGCTGGACCTACTTCAAGTACGTGCCCTTCAACGCCTTCTTCCGCTGgttcctcgacgacttcatGCACACGCGCATGCTCTACCGCGCCCTGCACGCCAGCGGCGAGTCCGCCCGCTTCGTCGTCCAGgacctcgccctcccctACGCCAAGGCTGAGGAGTTTGTCGACTACACCGCCGAGGAGTTTGCCATCTGGCCGCTGTGGCTCTGCCCCCTCAAGCAGACCCTGCCGCCCACCTTTCACCCCTACAccggcgagacggagcccgccgccgggagcGAGGCAGCCCCCGTCCCCAAGGACGTCCTCAACATCGGCCTCTGGGGCTGGGGCCCCGCCGACCACGAGCTCTTCATCAGCAAGAaccgcgccctcgaggacaagctcgtccagctcggcggccgcaagTGGCTCTACGCGCACACGTACTACTCGGAAGACGAGTTTTGGCGCGTCTacaacggccacggcgagggcgccaaggtctcttcgtcttctcccCCCTCTTCCGCCCCTACTActtccgccgctgccgacggcaccaccactTCACCCTCCGAcgcctcccccacccccacaaccgtcaccaccaccaaggccTGGtacgaggcgctgcgcaaAAAGTACCACGCCGAGACCCTCCCCACCGTGTACGACAAGGTGcgcatcgacgtcgaggccgcccgcgcgcagcGCGCCCAGTGGCGCATGTCCATGAAGAGCCGCtggcccgtcggcggcctctaCGGCATCTGGAAGAGCATCCTGAGCGGCGACTATACCCTGCATCGCAACGCCGCGTGGAAGCACAAGGGCGAGTGAGTGCGTgcgtagtacgtacgtagctgCCCCGAGGCTGAGGCCCCGTCATGCGTTCCCCATCTGATAGACCCATATAACTACTACTCCTAGAGAACCTAGACTTGTATTTGTAACGTTATCACCTATATTTTTTTGTCACAACAAAGCGTCACGtcacggcacggcacgacGCGCTACTCTGGGGGGACGACATCATCGGAAATAAAAAAGCGAAAAGCTGCTCGTTACATTTCCGCTTTCGCGTCTCGATCTATAAGACGTCTTGAGAACCTTATCCTCCCTTTCCAGCGTAAATATGCGCGACGTCGTGCGCCGAGCCCATATATCTACACAAGCCGCGGCCCCGTCCACCTCAGGCACAGCCACGGCTCAATTAGAGGGCCCGCCCGTGTGCACCGACCCCGGCAGTCTATTGATACAGCAAGATGCTGCAATGCCCTTTTCCCGTAATGCGTCTACCTCGTCAAACAGTCGCCCCCCATACCGGCGGCCACTTGCGAGTCGCCGCGTATGCATTCCGCCGCGGACCAGTGCCCGTAGAGAATCCAAGTCTTCTGAGCGGTGTGGCAGAACGTTCCTCCCGGAGAAACTCATTAGGCCTTGACCGAGTACTCGCGCTTGAACATGTCGTCAACCTTCTCCAGGTAGTAGGTGCCGGGAGCGATGGTGGAGGCGTCGCCCTTGGGGGTGTAGTCCTTCTGCAGGTGGGCCTGCTTGCGGAGGTCGCACATCTATCTCGATGGTCAGCATTAGCTCTCGCAGACGCGAGGGCGCAGCGCTCTAGGCTCTTACCTGGTCGTACGTCTCCGGGGGCacgcagcggcgggcctcgaggcgggcgggaatGTCCAGGACCTTGGCGATGCTCTCAACGCTGCCGTTGACGCGGAAGGACATGAAGCTGGAGGCCAGGCCGGAGCCGTAGCTGAAGAGGCCGATTCGcttgccctcgagggccttgctGTCGACGTAGCTGAGCAagctggcgaggccgccccAGACGCTAGCGCAGTACATGTTGCCGCACAAGGTGGCTACCTGGATGCTGGGGTTGACGCGCTCCTGGAATCGCTTCTTGGTGAGACCCATGAAGGTCTTCTCGACGACCTTGTCGGTCAGAGACTTCTCGTAGTCCATGTCGCGCAGCTCTggggcgacctcggcgaaGGCGGGAACGTCGGCGTTCTGGAGGTAGTCGTGGTAGAGCAGGCGGCCGTACGACTTCTGGACGAGCTTGCAGGTCGGGGCGTGGAAGGCGAGGTAGTCGAAGCGGTCGAGAGGCGTCTTGGTCGAGTCGGCACCGTTAGCGCTGCCGTTGgcgaccttggcctcgcgccTGCAGTAGTCGCGGtaggcggcgtcgagggccttggtGTAGCAGTTGAGCGAGTAGTGG from Purpureocillium takamizusanense chromosome 3, complete sequence includes:
- a CDS encoding uncharacterized protein (COG:C~EggNog:ENOG503NV7Z), producing the protein MERHKQAVGKIAAAVRGFFERKEPYRIFHGSTNSTRPSAGARVVDISALSHVVSVDRAARTALVEPNVPMDRLVEATLRDGLVPPVVMEFPGITAGGGFAGTAGESSSFRHGFFCDTVNFVEMVLGNGDVVRAEPGGGERADLFRGAAGAVGSLGVTTLLELRLVEAKRWVRTTYHRTHSVADAVAKIQQETRNPHNDYVDGILFSKDHGVVVTGQMTDDKPDDAAVQTFSKAWDPWYYLHVEERTKNLTPASQSPSSSAAEENSPSDPNPSSAASTSPVAAAAATTSTAVDYIPLAEYLFRYDRAGFWVGRQGWTYFKYVPFNAFFRWFLDDFMHTRMLYRALHASGESARFVVQDLALPYAKAEEFVDYTAEEFAIWPLWLCPLKQTLPPTFHPYTGETEPAAGSEAAPVPKDVLNIGLWGWGPADHELFISKNRALEDKLVQLGGRKWLYAHTYYSEDEFWRVYNGHGEGAKVSSSSPPSSAPTTSAAADGTTTSPSDASPTPTTVTTTKAWYEALRKKYHAETLPTVYDKVRIDVEAARAQRAQWRMSMKSRWPVGGLYGIWKSILSGDYTLHRNAAWKHKGE
- the ERG13 gene encoding Hydroxymethylglutaryl-CoA synthase (EggNog:ENOG503NUD4~COG:I), with product MASRPQNIGIKAIEIYFPSQYVEQSELEKFDGVSTGKYTIGLGQTKMAFCDDREDIYSMSLTVVSKLLKNYNIDVNSVGRLEVGTETILDKSKSVKSVLMQLFGDNTNLEGVDTVNACYGGTNALFNSVNWVESSAWDGRDAIVVAGDIALYAKGNARPTGGVGAVAMLIGPNAPIVMEPGLRGTYMQHAYDFYKPDLTSEYPYVDGHYSLNCYTKALDAAYRDYCRREAKVANGSANGADSTKTPLDRFDYLAFHAPTCKLVQKSYGRLLYHDYLQNADVPAFAEVAPELRDMDYEKSLTDKVVEKTFMGLTKKRFQERVNPSIQVATLCGNMYCASVWGGLASLLSYVDSKALEGKRIGLFSYGSGLASSFMSFRVNGSVESIAKVLDIPARLEARRCVPPETYDQMCDLRKQAHLQKDYTPKGDASTIAPGTYYLEKVDDMFKREYSVKA